In a genomic window of Thiosocius teredinicola:
- the aat gene encoding leucyl/phenylalanyl-tRNA--protein transferase — MIFDLDGTPPDVGFPETRLAEKDPNGLLAIGGDLLQERILTAYRQGIFPWYSAGQPILWWSPAPRMVLHPDEVHVSRSLRKVMRQGAFEVSINHDFEGVIRACAAPRSQQEGTWLVPEMIRAYCELHRNGYAHSLEIWQGESLVGGLYGVAIGEMFYGESMFSRKPNASKLAFAKLAEIALEHPFQLIDCQIHTDHLASLGAREIGREAFHSKIAAAVDKPGRPLGRIERTPVAHMRWAQ; from the coding sequence GTGATATTCGATTTGGATGGCACGCCGCCGGACGTCGGTTTTCCCGAAACGCGCCTGGCGGAGAAAGACCCGAACGGCCTGCTCGCCATCGGCGGCGACCTGTTGCAGGAAAGGATTCTGACGGCCTACCGGCAGGGCATCTTTCCGTGGTACAGCGCAGGCCAGCCCATTCTGTGGTGGAGCCCCGCCCCGCGCATGGTGTTGCACCCGGACGAGGTGCACGTGTCACGCAGCCTGCGCAAGGTGATGCGCCAAGGCGCTTTCGAGGTCAGCATCAACCACGACTTCGAGGGTGTCATCCGCGCCTGCGCCGCACCGCGCAGCCAGCAGGAAGGTACCTGGCTGGTACCTGAGATGATCCGTGCCTATTGCGAACTGCATCGCAACGGATACGCCCACTCGCTCGAGATTTGGCAAGGTGAATCTTTGGTCGGCGGTCTGTATGGTGTCGCTATCGGCGAAATGTTCTATGGTGAATCCATGTTCAGTCGCAAGCCCAACGCCTCCAAGCTGGCCTTCGCCAAGCTGGCCGAGATTGCCCTCGAACATCCCTTCCAGCTGATTGACTGCCAGATCCACACCGATCATCTCGCGAGCCTCGGCGCGCGCGAGATCGGCCGGGAGGCCTTTCATTCGAAGATCGCGGCTGCCGTCGACAAGCCGGGCCGCCCGCTCGGACGCATCGAACGCACCCCGGTTGCACACATGCGGTGGGCGCAATGA